A genomic segment from Aspergillus puulaauensis MK2 DNA, chromosome 1, nearly complete sequence encodes:
- a CDS encoding SKI complex RNA helicase subunit SKI2 (COG:A;~EggNog:ENOG410PHEF;~InterPro:IPR012961,IPR016438,IPR027417,IPR001650, IPR014001,IPR040801,IPR011545,IPR025696;~PFAM:PF17911,PF04851,PF13234,PF08148,PF00270, PF00271;~go_function: GO:0003676 - nucleic acid binding [Evidence IEA];~go_function: GO:0003723 - RNA binding [Evidence IEA];~go_function: GO:0003724 - RNA helicase activity [Evidence IEA];~go_function: GO:0005524 - ATP binding [Evidence IEA];~go_process: GO:0006401 - RNA catabolic process [Evidence IEA]) yields METLTSTLVGLDLDSQGIGGKSFDARLEEEENGTYQNYAPRSRTRLSATETRRELEDEFLNPSPRFNSEWLNRLQRRWDTSTDYTDLFEVLGTQTRTIVRFDREGLEGRVTGYHEVTVPANSANAKNSTSLLRRPAGRADFVRGAAGFFPFAPGGLDGVEAIAEMETDTQTPGAPGSGGKQAGLDRIINFGTEGGLLEAAPGFSRGLKLEEAKSKEAAEEDEEVEHTLQEEDEKISPDQDETASDVEGGVKIEDEESDKDEEEEDIDSLLPVEFPSLEPRAPLLSTLQKKGGKEWAHSVDVNKEISNFHDLVPDMAREWPFELDTFQKEAVYHLEGGDSVFVAAHTSAGKTVVAEYAIALAAKHMTKAIYTSPIKALSNQKFRDFKNEFDDVGILTGDVQINPEASCLIMTTEILRSMLYRGADLIRDVEFVIFDEVHYVNDLERGVVWEEVIIMLPEHVTLILLSATVPNTQEFASWVGRTKKKDIYVISTAKRPVPLEHYLWAGKNKFKIVDSNKRFLENSWKEADDIISGRDKIKAQKAADAQAQSQASRGGPQGRGRGQAPARGGPRGNGQRGGGQQRGRGAPANRGTGNIARTGRGGGRTTAAQDKTVWVQVVQHLRKENLLPACIFVFSKKRCEQNADSLSNQDFCNASEKSLIHMTIEKSLTRLKAEDRKLPQILRLRELLSRGIAVHHGGLLPIMKEIVEILFAKTLVKVLFATETFAMGLNLPTRTVVFSGFRKHDGKSFRDLLPGEYTQMAGRAGRRGLDNVGYVIIVNSGKDEAPAAGALRKMILGDPTKLRSQFRLTYNMILNLLRVEALKIEEMIKRSFSENATQALLPEHEKQVQISEASLEKIKREPCEICDIDIATCHDASVEYGKLTSELHLNLLSSPVGKRLLMPKRLVVYRRDGSRTAGVIVREVGGGPNPVIQILEIGKLASKRHPSEILPFLPAFRGFLNPLPTRAADMTLKVFKIPIADIECVTNTLVKISGPTWYLNIKKEAIKFAEKELSKLCSSWTTPTWDELDWARIKELQLRDILDKRREQANISQSCDCLKCPDFLKHFEMQRDEWQIKENISQLKQLMSDQNLQLLPDYEQRIQVLKDLGFVDEQSRVQLKGKVACEIHSADELVLTELILENVLAEYEPEEIVALLSAFVFQEKTENVPTLTPRLEKGKEAIVKIAEKVNDMQIQHQVIQSTEDNNDFASQPRFGLAEVVYEWAKGMSFNRITDLTDVMEGTIVRTITRLDETCREVKNAAKLVGDPALYTKMQEAQEKIKRDVIFAASLYM; encoded by the exons ATGGAGACTCTCACATCAACCCTAGTTGGGCTCGACCTGGACTCGCAAGGTATTGGGGGGAAGTCTTTTGATGCGCGccttgaagaggaagagaacgGCACTTACCAAAATTACGCCCCTCGGAGCAGAACACGCCTATCTGCCACGGAAACGAGACGCGAGCTGGAAGATGAATTCCTGAACCCATCGCCTCGATTCAACTCTGAGTGGTTGAATCGTTTACAGAG GAGATGGGATACATCAACGGACTACACTGACCTCTTCGAGGTCCTCGGAACGCAAACTCGGACTATTGTCCGGTTCGATCGCGAAGGCCTCGAAGGGCGCGTCACGGGATATCACGAAGTGACTGTCCCCGCTAATAGCGCCAACGCGAAGAACTCGACGTCTTTGCTTCGCCGGCCGGCGGGCCGTGCTGATTTTGTAAGGGGAGCTGCGGGATTTTTCCCGTTTGCTCCTGGTGGTttggatggcgttgaggcGATTgccgagatggagacggacACGCAGACACCAGGAGCCCCAGGTTCTGGGGGAAAACAGGCCGGTCTGGATCGCATCATAAATTTTGGAACCGAGGGAGGCCTACTTGAAGCTGCGCCTGGCTTCTCGCGCGGACTTAAGCTTGAAGAGGCAAAGTCCAAGGAagctgcggaggaggatgaagaagttgaacACACGCTtcaggaagaggatgaaaaAATCAGTCCCGACCAGGATGAGACAGCTTCTGATGTGGAAGGAGGCGTGAAAATCGAAGATGAGGAATCGGacaaggatgaggaggaagaggatatcgactcGTTATTACCTGTTGAGTTTCCCTCTCTAGAGCCGCGTGCGCCGCTGCTCTCAACACTACAGAAAAAAGGCGGCAAGGAATGGGCTCATTCTGTGGATGTCAACAAAGAAATCTCCAATTTCCATGACCTTGTGCCGGATATGGCTCGCGAATGGCCATTCGAGCTGGATACTTTCCAGAAGGAAGCTGTTTATCATCTCGAGGGCGGAGACTCGGTCTTTGTGGCTGCACATACATCAGCCGGTAAAACAGTCGTCGCGGAGTATGCCATTGCGTTGGCTGCTAAACATATGACAAAGGCCATTTATACTTCGCCCATTAAAGCCCTCAGTAATCAGAAGTTCCGCGACTTCAAAAATGAGTTTGATGATGTTGGCATTCTGACGGGTGATGTTCAGATTAACCCCGAAGCAAGCTGTCTTATTATGACCACTGAGATTCTACGGAGTATGCTGTATCGTGGTGCGGATCTCATCCGAGATGTCGAATTTGTTATTTTCGACGAGGTCCACTACGTGAATGACCTTGAACGAGGTGTCGTATGGGAAGAAGTCATTATTATGCTTCCTGAGCATGTCACTCTCATTCTCCTTTCAGCTACAGTGCCTAATACTCAGGAATTCGCATCCTGGGTAGGCCgaacaaagaagaaggatatctACGTTATATCAACAGCCAAGAGACCGGTTCCCCTTGAGCACTATCTTTGGGCTGGGAAGAACAAATTCAAGATTGTCGACTCCAACAAAAGGTTCCTCGAAAACAGCTGGAAGGAAGCAGATGATATCATATCCGGCAGGGACAAAATCAAAGCCCAGAAGGCGGCCGACGCCCAAGCGCAGTCTCAAGCAAGCAGGGGTGGCCCTCAAGGACGAGGACGCGGACAAGCTCCTGCTCGAGGCGGCCCGAGAGGAAACGGACAACGCGGAGGCGGACAACAACGGGGTAGAGGTGCGCCAGCAAACAGAGGAACAGGAAACATTGCCCGTACAGGTAGAGGTGGCGGACGTACAACCGCTGCCCAGGACAAGACTGTCTGGGTGCAAGTTGTCCAACATTTGCGCAAGGAGAATCTGCTGCCGGCTTGTATTTTCGTATTTTCGAAGAAGAGATGCGAGCAAAATGCCGACTCGTTGTCTAATCAAGATTTCTGCAATGCCTCTGAGAAGAGTCTTATCCATATGACTATCGAAAAGTCCCTTACTCGACTCAAAGCTGAAGACAGGAAATTGCCGCAGATCCTTCGACTTCGTGAACTGTTGAGCCGAGGTATTGCCGTTCACCACGGTGGTCTCTTGCCGATTATGAAAGAAATTGTCGAGATTCTGTTCGCCAAAACTTTGGTCAAGGTCCTCTTCGCTACCGAGACGTTTGCCATGGGTCTTAACCTGCCTACCCGCACAGTCGTCTTTTCCGGATTCCGCAAGCATGACGGCAAAAGTTTCAGAGATCTACTGCCGGGTGAATACACTCAAATGGCAGGACGTGCTGGTCGAAGAGGTCTCGATAACGTTGGTTATGTGATTATTGTGAACTCGGGTAAAGATGAGGCACCCGCTGCTGGCGCACTCAGGAAGATGATCCTGGGTGATCCAACGAAACTTCGATCACAGTTTAGACTTACGTACAACATGATTTTGAACTTACTGCGAGTTGAAGCCCTGAAGATCGAAGAAATGATCAAGCGAAGTTTCAGCGAGAATGCCACACAGGCCTTGCTTCCCGAGCACGAGAAGCAGGTACAAATCTCAGAGGCTAGCTTGGAGAAGATCAAACGCGAGCCCTGCGAGATTTGCGATATCGATATTGCCACCTGCCATGACGCATCAGTCGAATACGGAAAACTCACTAGCGAGCTACACCTCAATCTACTTTCGTCACCTGTTGGCAAACGCCTTCTTATGCCAAAGCGGCTCGTTGTGTACCGGAGGGACGGATCGCGAACCGCAGGTGTCATAGTGCGAGAGGTTGGAGGCGGGCCCAATCCGGTCATCCAAATTCTCGAAATAGGAAAATTGGCCAGCAAGCGCCATCCAAGCGAGATTCTCCCATTCCTACCTGCATTCCGCGGATTCCTGAACCCTCTCCCCACCCGCGCAGCTGATATGACCTTGAAGGTCTTCAAGATCCCAATCGCCGATATTGAGTGTGTCACCAATACCCTTGTCAAGATTAGTGGCCCGACGTGGTACCTCAATATCAAGAAAG AGGCGATCAAATTCGCAGAGAAGGAGTTGTCTAAATTATGTTCGTCGTGGACAACACCAACCTGGGATGAGCTAGATTGGGCTCGTATTAAAGAATTACAGCTGAGGGACATTCTCGACAAACGACGTGAGCAAGCGAATATTTCTCAGTCATGCGACTGCCTGAAGTGTCCCGACTTCTTGAAACACTTCGAGATGCAACGTGATGAGTGGCAAATCAAGGAGAATATTTCACAGTTGAAGCAGCTCATGTCGGACCAGAacctccagcttcttcctgaCTATGAGCAGCGTATCCAGGTACTGAAGGACCTCGGCTTTGTCGACGAGCAGTCCCGCGTGCAGCTGAAAGGAAAGGTCGCCTGCGAGATTCATTCCGCGGATGAGCTTGTTTTGACGGAGTTGATCCTGGAGAACGTTCTCGCCGAATACGAGCCGGAGGAGATAGTCGCACTCCTATCCGCCTTTGTGTTCCAAGAAAAGACGGAAAACGTCCCAACACTGACCCCCCGGCTggagaagggcaaggaagcCATAGTCAAGATTGCAGAGAAGGTGAACGACATGCAGATCCAGCACCAGGTAATTCAGTCTACAGAGGACAACAACGACTTTGCCAGTCAGCCGCGGTTTGGATTGGCAGAGGTTGTTTACGAGTGGGCCAAGGGGATGTCCTTTAACCGGATTACGGATCTCACGGATGTGATGGAGGGGACCATTGTGAGAACCATTACTCGACTTGACGAAACTTGCCGGGAGGTGAAGAATGCGGCAAAACTAGTCGGAGACCCGGCGCTTTACACGAAAATGCAAGAAGCacaggagaagatcaagaggGACGTGATATTCGCGGCGTCCCTGTATATGTAG
- a CDS encoding putative nonsense-mediated mRNA decay protein (Nmd5) (COG:U,Y;~EggNog:ENOG410PHDR;~InterPro:IPR001494,IPR016024,IPR011989,IPR013713;~PFAM:PF03810;~antiSMASH:Cluster_1.6;~go_function: GO:0008536 - Ran GTPase binding [Evidence IEA];~go_process: GO:0006886 - intracellular protein transport [Evidence IEA]) encodes MDVAVLRNRIQSTLDANADIRRQAELDLKYAETQPGFINALLDILQGEQVNAVQLSAGVYLKNRINRGWNSLEDSPLRAPIPEAEKPGFRERLIPALVSTPPNVRAQLVPLLQKILQNDFPEQWPGFLDITMQLLGTNDAGSVYAGLQCLLAICRVYRFKSGDKREEFDKIIEHSFPQLLSIGSKLVDEESVEAAEMLRIVVKSYKHAIYFELSPHLQSHQATVDWCTLFLRIIAKQPPANSMMESKEERELAHWWKCKKWAYANLNRLFIRYGNPTTMSKSSTPDYTQFGKSFISTFAPEILKGYLTEIDKYVSKGQWMSNPALSYTLIFFEECVKPKSMWDHLKAHMENLIAHFVFPILCQSDEDIELFETDPSEYLHRKLNYYEEVSAPDVAATNFLVTLTKNRKKQTFSILTFVNGVVSKYEAAPDDQKLPREKEGALRMIGSLSSVILGKKSPIADQVEYFFVRHVFPEFRSPHGFLRARACDTLEKFEQLDFKDPNNLMVIYRNILESMADSELPVRVEAALALQPLIRHDVIRTSMQQNIPQIMQQLLKLANEVDVDALANVMEDFVEVFSAELTPFAVALSEQLRDTYMRIVSELLERNAAKGDEDSYGDFLDDKSITALGVLQTIGTLILTLESTPDVLLHLETILMPVISITLENKLYDLYNEVFEIIDSCTFASKSISPTMWQAFELIHKTFKAGAELYLEDMLPALDNYVAYGSQTMVQNPAYLAAVVGMVEDIFRDDKVGGVDRICGCKLAETIMLNLRGYIDQYIPVFIDLAMRVIDAGEARTKSYRLHLMEMVINAIYYNPVLSLQVLESKGWTNKFFSAWFSSIDGFRRVHDKTLSIVAITSLLTLNPADVPTSVQQGWPRLLQGVTRLFHTLPAAVRNREDATKESDFTYEEEEEEDDEGNDWDGEIEWTEQDEAEVGPEADIPDESAAYLDFLNKEAQKFGSFAGDDDDEELDEESLLETPLDKLEPYGLFKQVFLNLQQEQPQLYDNLTNILNDDEKKIIESVFHEADAKALAAANNQAAEAAALQANGNQ; translated from the exons ATGGATGTTGCAGTACTGCGGAATCGCATCCAGTCCACACTAGATGCCAATGCCGACATTCGACGGCAGGCGGAGCTTGATTTGAAATAT GCCGAGACGCAACCGGGTTTCATAAACGCTctcctggatatcctgcaggGCGAGCAGGTTAACGCCGTTCAACTGTCCG CGGGTGTTTATCTGAAGAACCGAATCAACAGGGGATGGAACAGCCTGGAAGACAGCCCGTTACGGGCGCCGATTCCTGAGGCCGAGAAACCAGGTTTCCGAGAGAGGCTGATTCCTGCCTTGGTATCGACACCGCCGAACGTTCGCGCCCAGCTCGTCCCTCTACTCCAGAAGATCCTTCAAAATGACTTTCCGGAACAATGGCCCGGGTTCCTTGACATCACTATGCAATTGCTTGGTACGAACGACGCGGGCTCGGTATATGCTGGTCTGCAGTGTCTATTGGCCATTTGCCGTGTCTACCGATTTAAGTCAGGGGACAAGCGGGAGGAATTCGATAAGATCATCGAGCATTCTTTCCCTCAATTGTTGAGCATCGGATCGAAGCTCGTAGATGAGGAGAGTGTGGAGGCAGCGGAAATGCTTCGCATCGTGGTGAAGTCATACAAGCATGCGATCTAC TTCGAGCTTTCACCGCACCTCCAATCGCACCAGGCGACCGTCGACTGGTGTACGTTGTTCCTGCGAATTATCGCTAAGCAGCCCCCGGCCAACTCTATGATGGAATccaaggaagagagagaactTGCCCACTGGTGGAAGTGCAAGAAGTGGGCTTACGCCAACTTGAACCGTCTTTTCATTAG ATACGGAAACCCCACGACCATGTCGAAGTCCAGCACCCCCGATTACACCCAGTTTGGCAAGTCGTTCATTTCAACATTCGCACCCGAGATTCTCAAGGGGTATCTGACGGAGATTGACAAATACGTATCAAAGGGCCAATGGATGAGCAACCCCGCCCTTTCCTATACTTTGATATTTTTTGAAGAGTGCGTCAAGCCAAAGTCGATGTGGGATCACCTCAAGGCGCACATGGAAAATCTCATCGCCCATTTCGTTTTCCCGATTTTGTGCCAGAGTGACGAGGACATTGAGTTGTTCGAGACAGACCCATCCGAATACCTCCACCGAAAGTTGAACTACTACGAGGAGGTGTCGGCCCCCGATGTTGCCGCCACGAACTTCCTGGTTACCCTTACGAAGAACCGCAAGAAACAGACATTCTCGATTCTCACCTTCGTTAATGGTGTTGTTAGCAAGTACGAGGCTGCTCCGGACGACCAGAAGCTTccgagagagaaagagggtgCCCTGCGCATGATTGGATCATTGTCCTCTGTGATCCTAGGAAAGAAGAGCCCCATCGCAGATCAGGTTGAATATTTCTTCGTCCGACATGTTTTCCCAGAGTTCCGCAGCCCACACGGATTCCTCCGCGCGCGTGCGTGTGACACGCTCGAAAAGTTTGAGCAGCTCGATTTCAAGGATCCCAACAACCTTATGGTCATTTACCGAAATATCCTGGAATCCATGGCGGACTCTGAACTGCCTGTCCGTGTCGAGGCTGCGCTCGCCCTCCAGCCTCTCATCCGCCACGATGTCATTCGTACTTCGATGCAGCAGAATATCCCCCAGATTATGCAGCAGCTTCTCAAACTCGCCAATGAGGTTGACGTTGACGCATTGGCCAATGTTATGGAGGATTTCGTGGAAGTTTTCTCTGCCGAGCTGACGccttttgctgttgctctCAGCGAGCAATTGCGTGATACCTACATGCGTATCGTTAGTGAGCTCCTGGAAAGGAATGCTGccaagggcgacgaggattCATATGGTGACTTCTTGGACGACAAGAGCATCACTGCCCTCGGTGTTTTGCAAACAATTGGCACTCTGATCCTCACTTTGGAGAGCACACCCGATGTGCTCTTACATTTGGAAACCATCCTTATGCCCGTCATTAGCATTACTCTCGAGAACAAGCTCTACGATCTCTACAATGAAGTCTTTGAAATCATCGACAGCTGCACATTTGCCTCAAAATCCATCTCTCCCACTATGTGGCAGGCCTTTGAGCTCATCCACAAGACCTTCAAGGCCGGTGCTGAGCTGTATCTGGAAGATATGCTTCCTGCACTCGACAACTACGTGGCGTACGGATCCCAGACTATGGTTCAAAACCCCGCTTACCTTGCCGCCGTTGTTGGCATGGTTGAGGACATTTTCCGCGATGACaaggttggtggtgttgatagGATCTGCGGTTGCAAGCTCGCCGAGACTATTATGCTGAACCTCCGCGGCTATATCGACCAATATATCCCTGTCTTTATCGACCTTGCGATGCGTGTCAtcgatgctggagaggcACGGACCAAGTCCTACCGCCTCCAcctgatggagatggtgatcAACGCTATATACTACAACCCTGTCCTCAGTCTTCAGGTTCTGGAATCTAAGGGGTGGACGAACAAGTTCTTTAGCGCCTGGTTCTCTAGCATTGATGGGTTCAGACGTGTCCACGATAAGACGCTATCGATTGTCGCCATCACCTCACTGCTCACTTTGAACCCTGCGGATGTCCCAACTAGCGTTCAGCAGGGATGGCCTAGGTTGCTCCAGGGAGTCACCAGACTTTTCCACACGTTGCCTGCCGCTGTTAGGA ACCGCGAAGATGCGACAAAGGAGTCGGACTTCACatacgaagaagaggaggaggaggacgacgaaggcAACGACTGGGACGGCGAAATTGAATGGACAGAACAGGATGAGGCCGAGGTTGGCCCTGAGGCCGACATCCCCGATGAGAGTGCCGCTTATCTGGACTTCTTGAACAAGGAG GCTCAGAAGTTTGGCTCCTTCGCTggggatgacgacgacgaggagcttgacGAGGAGAGCTTACTCGAGACTCCTCTGGATAAGCTCGAACCCTATGGGCTGTTTAAACAGGTCTTCTTGA ACCttcaacaagaacagccaCAACTTTACGATAACCTGACGAACATTCTGAACGACGACGAAAAGAAGATCATCGAGTCTGTGTTCCACGAAGCAGATGCGAAGGCTCTGGCCGCGGCTAATAATCAGGCTGCTGAAGCGGCAGCCCTTCAAGCCAACGGAAACCAATAG
- the vip1 gene encoding putative actin cytoskeleton protein (VIP1) (COG:S;~EggNog:ENOG410PI8D;~InterPro:IPR000504,IPR012677,IPR035979;~PFAM:PF00076,PF14605;~antiSMASH:Cluster_1.6;~go_function: GO:0003676 - nucleic acid binding [Evidence IEA]), with product MSDHATVHVSGIASSTSDKEVQDFFSFCGKIVNISVTPTSSEANAPKSATVTFEKDAAAKTALLLDQTQLGPSVVTVKAAQSLEDIAGQQGASATQAKDENHNDIEQEDKPRSRILAEYLAHGYAISDQALQRAIALDQKHGFSSRFTSVLSNFDKKTGATDRARGLDESYKLSDKAVSGFRGLHSYFEKALGTPSGQKLRDFYSQTDKQVRDIHNEARRLADLKAGKPEKTEGEGTAATEATAAPVPAPGVEPQAAQAAPATTEKA from the exons ATGTCAGACCACGCCACCGTCCACGTCTCAGGCATCGCCTCGTCTACTTCAGACAAGGAAGTCCAAgacttcttcagcttctg CGGCAAGATTGTCAACATCTCTGTCACTCCCACCTCCAGCGAAGCCAATGCTCCCAAGTCGGCAACCGTGACATTCGAAAAGGATGC TGCTGCCAAAACagcccttctccttgaccAAACTCAGCTCGGCCCCTCCGTCGTGACAGTCAAAGCCGCGCAGTCCCTCGAGGATATTGCTGGCCAGCAGGGCGCCTCAGCCACTCAAGCCAAAGACGAGAACCACAACGACATCGAGCAGGAAGATAAGCCCCGCTCGCGCATTCTCGCAGAATATCTCGCCCACGGCTACGCGATCAGCGACCAGGCGCTCCAGAGAGCTATCGCTCTTGACCAGAAGCACGGCTTCTCATCTCGCTTCACGAGCGTGCTGAGCAACTTCGATAAGAAGACGGGCGCTACTGACCGCGCTAGAGGCCTCGATGAGAGCTACAAGCTCAGCGATAAGGCCGTTAGCGGCTTCCGCGGTCTGCACAGCTACTTCGAGAAGGCCCTCGGCACGCCTTCCGGCCAGAAGCTGCGCGATTTCTACTCCCAGACCGATAAGCAGGTTCGCGATATCCACAACGAAGCCAGGAGACTCGCAGACCTGAAGGCCGGAAAGCCGGAGAAGACTGAAGGTGAGGGTACTGCTGCGACTGAGGCTACCGCCGCGCCTGTCCCTGCTCCTGGCGTGGAACCTCAAGCTGCCCAAGCTGCTCCGGCTACCACTGAGAAGGCGTAA
- a CDS encoding uncharacterized protein (COG:S;~EggNog:ENOG410QE02;~antiSMASH:Cluster_1.6), whose amino-acid sequence MSAKLSGRQSPPPESQSGAQENSPPGSGHIDHKFAPGPEYAPMTADAERRGDKNPHTAGLTSNPKHILEDIEARKYHKGPGNEVRMQ is encoded by the coding sequence ATGTCCGCCAAATTATCCGGTCGTCAATCCCCGCCCCCGGAGAGCCAAAGCGGTGCACAAGAAAACTCGCCACCTGGCTCCGGCCACATCGACCACAAGTTCGCGCCTGGTCCCGAGTACGCGCCCATGACAGCCGATGCAGAGCGACGCGGCGACAAGAACCCGCATACGGCTGGGCTGACAAGCAACCCGAAACATATCCTCGAGGATATTGAGGCACGGAAGTATCATAAGGGGCCTGGGAATGAGGTTAGGATGCAGTGA